One Platichthys flesus chromosome 14, fPlaFle2.1, whole genome shotgun sequence genomic region harbors:
- the catip gene encoding ciliogenesis-associated TTC17-interacting protein isoform X1 yields MEASLEEKTPAGALTVRQGAQLKASAEAIAFMSSIEPVELLRCVFADSLVTLSEGGRHVGSFNVTLEFARRIQQPCVMLHAQSQGAIDGSPCGTTVTAYLTTNLEVLEEDYHEFVKLEGHTLEKRCHMVQHDGQMMINKVTTVGEEVTKESVSYPKSVIRGLVTEGSTLLLMRLIALRKKVPQNMTFISLNQELHMSQITLSELGVKELDIGGETVEVYGLQRSIHSVEESLATWQCYFLEDGHLASRVHLGSPVTVRLLHLPSQPEKGFEKIPLVWEEDMEMWSKFLDRKEELKADHGSYFRKHPEIRAIISDFLQFLLLRKPDDVFRFAKDYFLPFASEPPPDSNLKASSS; encoded by the exons ATGGAAGCCTCGCTGGAGGAGAAGACTCCTGCAGGAGCTTTAACTGTGAGGCAAGGAGCCCAGCTGAAAGCCTCTGCTGAAGCCATCGCGTTCATGTCCAGCATTG AGCCGGTGGAGCtgctgaggtgtgtgtttgcagactcTCTGGTGACTTTGTCAGAGGGCGGCAGACATGTAGGGAGCTTCAATGTGACTTTGGAGTTTGCCCGCAGGATCCAGCAGCCCTGCGTGATGCTGCATGCTCAGAGCCAGGGAGCCATCGACGGCTCCCCCTGCGGAACAACAGTGACAG CCTACCTGACTACAAACCTTGAGGTACTGGAGGAAGATTACCACGAGTTTGTCAAG CTTGAAGGCCACACTTTGGAGAAGAGGTGTCACATGGTGCAGCATGACGGGCAGATGATGATTAATAAAGTTACCACCGtaggagag GAGGTGACGAAGGAGAGTGTCTCTTACCCCAAATCTGTCATAAGAGGGCTGGTAACTGAGGGATCCACCCTGCTGCTGATGCGCCTTATCGCTCTGAGGAAGAAGGTGCCCCAGAACATGACCTTCATCTCCCTGAACCAGGAGTTACACATGTCCCAAATCACCCTT AGTGAGCTGGGTGTGAAGGAGCTGGACATCGGGGGTGAGACGGTGGAGGTGTATGGGTTGCAGAGGAGTATtcactctgtggaggagagccTTGCCACCTGGCAGTGCTACTTCCTGGAGGACGG GCACTTGGCCAGTAGAGTGCACTTGGGATCACCAGTCACTGTAAGGCTTCTGCATCTGCCATCACAGCCAGAAAAAG gtTTTGAGAAAATCCCCCTTGTTTGGGAAGAAGACATGGAGATGTGGTCTAAGTTCCTGGACAGAAAG gaggagctgaaggcgGACCATGGCTCGTACTTTAGAAAGCACCCAGAGATCCGTGCTATCATATCTGACTTCCTGCAGTTCTTGTTGCTGAGGAAACCAGATGACGTCTTCCGATTTGCCAAAGACTACTTCCTTCCATTCGCTTCAGAGCCACCTCCAGACTCAAACCTGAAAGCCTCATCATCCTGA
- the catip gene encoding ciliogenesis-associated TTC17-interacting protein isoform X2 produces MEASLEEKTPAGALTVRQGAQLKASAEAIAFMSSIEPVELLRCVFADSLVTLSEGGRHVGSFNVTLEFARRIQQPCVMLHAQSQGAIDGSPCGTTVTAYLTTNLEVLEEDYHEFVKLEGHTLEKRCHMVQHDGQMMINKVTTVGEEVTKESVSYPKSVIRGLVTEGSTLLLMRLIALRKKVPQNMTFISLNQELHMSQITLSELGVKELDIGGETVEVYGLQRSIHSVEESLATWQCYFLEDGHLASRVHLGSPVTVRLLHLPSQPEKGFEKIPLVWEEDMEMWSKFLDRKNVNVCECLPVAGGAEGGPWLVL; encoded by the exons ATGGAAGCCTCGCTGGAGGAGAAGACTCCTGCAGGAGCTTTAACTGTGAGGCAAGGAGCCCAGCTGAAAGCCTCTGCTGAAGCCATCGCGTTCATGTCCAGCATTG AGCCGGTGGAGCtgctgaggtgtgtgtttgcagactcTCTGGTGACTTTGTCAGAGGGCGGCAGACATGTAGGGAGCTTCAATGTGACTTTGGAGTTTGCCCGCAGGATCCAGCAGCCCTGCGTGATGCTGCATGCTCAGAGCCAGGGAGCCATCGACGGCTCCCCCTGCGGAACAACAGTGACAG CCTACCTGACTACAAACCTTGAGGTACTGGAGGAAGATTACCACGAGTTTGTCAAG CTTGAAGGCCACACTTTGGAGAAGAGGTGTCACATGGTGCAGCATGACGGGCAGATGATGATTAATAAAGTTACCACCGtaggagag GAGGTGACGAAGGAGAGTGTCTCTTACCCCAAATCTGTCATAAGAGGGCTGGTAACTGAGGGATCCACCCTGCTGCTGATGCGCCTTATCGCTCTGAGGAAGAAGGTGCCCCAGAACATGACCTTCATCTCCCTGAACCAGGAGTTACACATGTCCCAAATCACCCTT AGTGAGCTGGGTGTGAAGGAGCTGGACATCGGGGGTGAGACGGTGGAGGTGTATGGGTTGCAGAGGAGTATtcactctgtggaggagagccTTGCCACCTGGCAGTGCTACTTCCTGGAGGACGG GCACTTGGCCAGTAGAGTGCACTTGGGATCACCAGTCACTGTAAGGCTTCTGCATCTGCCATCACAGCCAGAAAAAG gtTTTGAGAAAATCCCCCTTGTTTGGGAAGAAGACATGGAGATGTGGTCTAAGTTCCTGGACAGAAAG aatgtgaatgtgtgtgaatgtctccCTGtggcaggaggagctgaaggcgGACCATGGCTCGTACTTTAG
- the LOC133968424 gene encoding caspase-8-like, producing the protein MSAKDTLRCNKTAVLMALCADYRLFLNKVHEKNLITQREYNNLKSINKEDVEGHAVELMDKVMNKGEDSCQHFMDLLQTDEDIINTYPKLKCMQLNDTCHRVTCQPVQESADGTSPQSKRLKREERYLLKSKPVGLCVIINNENFMDGTKRRGTSKDAQCLAEVFTWLGFRVLMCEDLTQDQMERALRHFAALSDPSRLQEFNVTEWIGSGFAEPQQTPLKHGDAFICCILSHGSKGVVLGTDRKPLSIKQITQTFKSSDQSALTGKPKVFLIQACQGPRTQPGVLFEDLEADDSPSRFIPEEADVLVAFATVEDHVSYRHKTDGSWFIQSVCQQLKEGCLRHDDISTILHRVNDEVSQKEGPGQCGAAKQMPEVRFTLRKSLVLSPHEA; encoded by the exons ATGTCAGCCAAAGACACTCTGCGGTGCAATAAAACAGCCGTTTTGATGGCTTTGTGTGCAGACTACAGGCTGTTCCTAAACAAAGTTCACGAGAAAAACCTGATCACCCAACGGGAGTACAACAACCTGAAAAGCATCAACAAGGAAGATGTGGAGGGACACGCCGTTGAGCTCATGGATAAGGTCATGAACAAAGGAGAGGACTCCTGCCAACATTTCATGGACCTCCTGCAAACCGACGAGGACATAATAAATACTTACCCTAAGCTGAAGTGCATGCAGCTGAATGACACCTGCCATCGGGTCACCTGCCAGCCTGTCCAAGAGTCAGCAG ATGGTACATCACCACAGAGCAAGAGGCTCAAGAGG GAGGAGCGGTACCTGTTGAAGAGCAAGCCCGTTGGCCTCTGTGTCATCATAAACAATGAGAACTTCATGGATGgcacaaagagaagaggaaccAGTAAAGATGCTC AATGTTTGGCAGAGGTGTTCACCTGGCTAGGCTTCAGAGTGCTGATGTGTGAGGACCTGACCCAGGACCAGATGGAGCGAGCGCTGAGGCACTTTGCTGCTCTGAGCGACCCCTCCAGGCTGCAGGAGTTCAATGTTACGGAGTGGATTGGCAGCGGGTTCGCTGAACCTCAGCAGACTCCTCTGAAGCATGGAGATGCCTTCATCTGCTGCATTCTGAGCCACGGATCGAAGGGCGTTGTCTTGGGGACGGATAGGAAGCCCCTCTCCATTAAACAAATAACTCAAACTTTCAAGTCCAGCGACCAGTCGGCCCTCACAGGCAAACCCAAAGTGTTCCTGATCCAGGCCTGCCAGGGACCGCGCACACAGCCTGGAGTGTTGTTTGAAGACCTGGAGGCTGATGATTCACCCTCACGATTCATTCCTGAAGAGGCCGATGTTCTGGTTGCTTTCGCTACTGTTGAGGACCATGTATCATATAGACACAAAACCGACGGGAGCTGGTTCATCCAATCAGTGTGTCAGCAGCTAAAGGAGGGCTGCCTCAG GCATGATGATATCTCCACCATCCTCCACCGTGTGAATGATGAAGTAAGCCAGAAAGAGGGCCCTGGACAATGTGGAGCAGCAAAGCAGATGCCTGAAGTCAGGTTCACCCTGAGGAAATCACTTGTGTTGTCACCACATGAAGCTTAA
- the LOC133968427 gene encoding granulocyte-macrophage colony-stimulating factor receptor subunit alpha-like, translated as MLLFVLWSSFLVLWPSQGAMEGNKQDVCQGDKVMEELHVLDFVNSALHEDFIELTDVRETFICLLYPKNLLNCSWSFLTLEKDMQLSVSISVCHDTTTVRTLNQSSVERVGSRSLNLEQHEELHVILQFNMTHYDKYRVYTYSYDKDTLEVVSPPSNISAAFKDGDLLVKWAESNPMCFEYRVDLGNQEPPKKLKSQLFYTEVSADPTFTYRVRMKRRKLDSCIGSQWSEWSPTVSVDPSAEPDKLNTLSIISISFGIPMILLALLLFQRVSKLLFPPIPRPAPKYIYYLEENYPFNFSPPVQPSKAEEEITKVTEEEENPLGHFKSNMGRTLSNLTQGQ; from the exons ATGCTGCTCTTTGTTCTCTGGTCCAGTTTCCTGGTTTTGTGGCCATCACAAGGTG CGATGGAGGGCAACAAGCAGGACGTCTGTCAGGGGGACAAGGTCATGGAGGAG CTCCACGTGCTTGACTTCGTGAATTCTGCACTCCATGAGGACTTTATAGAGCTGACCGATGTACGTGAAACCTTCATCTGCCTCCTTTACCCAAAAAATCTACTCAACTGCTCATGGTCATTCCTCACATTAGAGAAGGATatgcagctctctgtctctatcaG TGTCTGCCATGATACCACAACAGTTCGGACTCTGAACCAATCGTCTGTGGAACGGGTCGGATCAAGGTCTTTAAATCTGGAGCAGCATGAGGAGTTACATGTAATACTTCAATTCAACATGACCCATTATGACAAGTATAGAGTCTACACCTACTCATACGACAAAGACACACTGG AGGTCGTGTCCCCACCCTCAAACATCTCTGCAGCATTCAAAGATGGAGACCTATTGGTGAAGTGGGCTGAATCAAACCCCATGTGCTTTGAATACCGGGTTGACCTGGGTAACCAG GAGCCTCCTAAAAAGCTGAAATCCCAGCTGTTTTACACAGAGGTGAGTGCGGATCCTACCTTcacctacagagtgaggatgaagaggaggaaactggACTCTTGCATCGGATCTCAGTGGAGTGAATGGAGTCCCACTGTCT CGGTGGACCCGTCAGCAGAGCCAGACAAACTCAACACCCTGTCGATCATCTCGATTTCATTTGGAATACCCATGATCCTCCTGGCTTTGCTGCTGTTTCagag ggTGTCAAAACTTCTGTTTCCTCCAATTCCTCGCCCAGCGCCTAAGTACATATATTACTTGGAAGAAAATTACCCTTTTAAT TTCTCCCCTCCTGTGCAGCCTTCTAAGGCTGAAGAGGAGATCACTAAGgtgacagaagaagaggagaaccCTTTAGGGCATTTTAAAAGTAATATGGGGAGGACACTTTCAAATTTGACTCAAGGTCAATAG